The proteins below come from a single candidate division KSB1 bacterium genomic window:
- a CDS encoding GlsB/YeaQ/YmgE family stress response membrane protein, with protein sequence MGLLLFLVLGLAAGWLAGKIMGKGFGLIGNLVIGVVGAFLGSFLYNKITSSAVAWGEFSLMGLVTAVVGAMLLLWVVSLVKKSSS encoded by the coding sequence ATTGGTTTATTACTTTTCTTGGTTCTCGGTCTTGCTGCCGGCTGGTTGGCCGGTAAAATTATGGGGAAAGGTTTCGGGTTAATTGGAAATCTCGTTATCGGTGTTGTCGGCGCTTTTCTCGGCTCTTTCCTCTATAATAAAATTACTAGCTCTGCAGTGGCCTGGGGTGAATTCAGTCTCATGGGTCTTGTAACAGCCGTGGTAGGCGCAATGCTGCTTTTATGGGTGGTAAGTCTCGTTAAAAAGAGCTCATCATAA